Genomic window (Candidatus Nitrospira nitrificans):
ATCGGAAATTGTTCGACGAGCGCCAAAATCTGCTTCGCATAAATTCTGGTGGGTGTCAGGAGAACCTCGCCGACGGACCCCTCAAGCTCAGAAAGACGGCTGGCAACCGTCAGCTTGGCTTGCTCGAACAGCACCCGCCTGGCCAGTGAGTAGCCGTTGCTATGAAGCCCCGATGCAGCCATGCCGATGACTACATCCCCCGGCACGATGTGCCGACCATCGATCATCTTTGGGCGATCGACCGCGCCGACGGCGAAACCAGCCAGATCGTACTCCCCCTCAGGATAGAATGACGGCATTTCAGCGGTTTCACCCCCGATCAGCGCGCAGCCGGCTTGACGGCAGCCTTCGGCAATACCGGCCACCACTTCTTGAGCCTTCGAGACGGATAACTTTCCGGTGGCGAAATAGTCGAGGAAAAACAGCGGTTCCGCCCCGCTCACGGCGATATCATTCACACACATCGCCACCAGATCGATCCCGACGGTGTCGTGTTTGTCCATCATGAACGCGATCTTTAATTTGGTCCCCACCCCGTCGGTTCCGGATACGAGCACCGGTTCCTTATATTTGCCGGCGTGAAAACCAAAGAGGCCGCCAAAGCCTCCTAAGTCGGTCAGAACCTCGGGGCGAAAGGTCGATCGAACAAGCGGCTTGATGCGATCGACGAACTCATCGCCTGCATCGATATCCACACCGGCATCACGATAGGTCGTCATGAATGGATGTCCAGAAAGGCTACGGTTGAGGTTAGACTGAAACTCAGCCTTGCATAGGCTCGGGCGCATCTTAGCGGAGGGTCCGACAGAGGTCAACGCGGCAGGCTGAGGCCACTCGACAAGACTCCCATTGCCCCCCCGACCTTCTGCTTTTTCCTTGCCGCGCTGGTAATACACCCTATACTAGACTTGTCACATCTCCGCAATCTTCCGGCAACCGAACCGACTAAGGAGTGGTTGGTGGCGATCTTAATAGTCGATGACTCTCCCGATGAACGGCTGTTGCTCTTTCACATGTTGAAGACTGCGGGGTATCGGGACTTGATCACCGTCTCCTCCGCTCGCGATGTCTTCACCCATTTGGACCTTGATCATGCAGGCAAAACCGGCGTCAAGACGGATCTCGTTTTAATGGATATCAAGATGCCGGACATGGACGGGGTCGAAGCCTGTCGTCGCATCAAAGCCATCGATGCATTTGCGGGGATTCCGATCATCATCGTGACGGCGAAGGACCAAAGGGACTTCTTGCAAGCCGCCTTCGACGCCGGGGCAACCGACTATATTAGAAAACCGGTGGAACGGGTGGAACTCCTGGCGAGAGTCAAGGCGACGCTCAAGCTCAAACGGGAAACGGAGGAACGCAATCACTGGGAACAAGAACTGACACAAGTCATCAGCGAACTCGATCGTACTTTGCGCGACATGGCGACGCTACAGCAATTGATCCCTGTCTGCCCGTCGTGCAAGAAATCCCATCCCGCGCATATGTCCGACGCCGCGCTCGACGAGTATGTACGGAGCCATCCCCGGACGAAGTTTCAGGATTTCGTCTGCCCCACATGCGCCGCGCGTTGATCCTGTCGCTGCGATCCTCAACTTTCTGGACGCATCTCCACATCAAGCAATTTAATCTTCCGGTGGAGGTGACTTCGTTCGATTTTGAGATCTTCCGCAGTCCGTGAAATATTCCAATGATGCTCCCGAAGTTTACGACTGATGTATTCCTTCTCGAAAGCGTTCCGGGCATCTCGAAGCGAGTCGTAGGGTTTTGTGAGCAATGGGTTGGCCGCCTGATTACCGGCCGGCACCGCGCCGACGGTTCGGCCCTGCAGCGACATGGCGGCCTGCGAGGCGTCGATCACAAATCCCGGCACCATGATCATGAGCCGCTCGATCAAGTTCCTCAACTCCCGGATGTTCCCCGGCCATTCGTATTGCTGAAATACGGCCATCGCCTCCGGCGAGACCTCCTTCATCCGCAACCCTTGCTCCTCGACATGCGTCTTCATGAAATGCCGCACAAGCGCCGGAATATCTTCTCTCCGCTCCCGCAAGGGAGGCACAACAATCGGGACCACATTGAGACGGTAGTACAGATCTTCTCGAAAATGTCCCTTGCCGATTTCCGTTTCCAGATCTTTGTTGGAGGCCGCCAGCACCCGCACATCGACCTTCATCAATTTAGTCCCGCCGACCCGCGTGAACTGCTGTTCTTGTAACGCCCGCAACACTTTCGCCTGCGTACTGAGGCTCATGTCGCCGATTTCGTCCAGAAACAGCGTGCCTCCGTCGGCCTGCTCGAACTGACCGCGCTTCATGGATGTGGCTCCGGTGAAGGAACCTTTTTCGTGACCGAACAATTCGCTCTCGATCAATGTCTCAGGGATGGCGGCGCAATTGACGGCCACGAACGGATGGTCCGATCTGGTGCTGTGCATATGAATGGCCCGAGCGACCAACTCCTTCCCCGTTCCGTTCTCGCCCCCGATCAACACCCGACTGTTCGTAGGGCCGGCCGTTTCGATGAGCTCCCGTAGCCGCTGCATGGCCGGAGACTGCCCGACCAATTCGAACTTTTGCTGAACCTTGGTCCGCAACGACCGGTTCTCTTGCGCCAACCGGAACTGCTCCAACGCCTGCTTGACACGGAACGTGACGTTCTCCAGCGACAACGGCTTCTCGATGTAGTCATACGCGCCCAGCTTGATGGCTTTCACGGCCGTTTCGATGGACCCATGCCCGGAGATCATCATGACCTGTGTCGTAGGCACAAATTCTTTCACCCGGCGCAGCGTCTCCAGTCCGTCCATTTCCGGCATCCAAATGTCCAGAATCATGAGATCCGGCGGATCGGTCCCATAGATTTTCAACGCCTCCACTCCATTGGCGGCTACCGACACCTCATACCCTTCGTCTTCCAGGATGCTTCGCAGGGACGTGCGAATCGCCTCTTCGTCGTCCACCACCAGAATCGATGCCGACATACCCCCCCTCTCTTACCGCATGCTCCTCACCGGTCTACGCTACACCGGCAAATCGAACGTAAATACGGCGCCCTTCGGATGATTGTTTCCGACTTGGATCTGCCCCTCATGGTCCGTGATGATCCGGCGAACGATGGCCAATCCCAATCCGGTGCCCGTCTTCTTACGGGTAAAATACGGCACAAACAGTCGCTCCTGATCCTCCGGCGTAATGCCGGGCCCCTCATCCGCCACGGCGACGACCGCGCGACGGCGTTTCGTATCATACTTCGTTCCGACCCACAGTCGACCTTTTTGATTCATCGCTTGAACCGCGTTGTCGAACAGATTG
Coding sequences:
- the purM gene encoding phosphoribosylformylglycinamidine cyclo-ligase; translation: MTTYRDAGVDIDAGDEFVDRIKPLVRSTFRPEVLTDLGGFGGLFGFHAGKYKEPVLVSGTDGVGTKLKIAFMMDKHDTVGIDLVAMCVNDIAVSGAEPLFFLDYFATGKLSVSKAQEVVAGIAEGCRQAGCALIGGETAEMPSFYPEGEYDLAGFAVGAVDRPKMIDGRHIVPGDVVIGMAASGLHSNGYSLARRVLFEQAKLTVASRLSELEGSVGEVLLTPTRIYAKQILALVEQFPIKGIAHITGGGITENLPRVFPKGVRAKIARTAWSAPPIFDVMSRLGRIEREEMYRVFNMGVGLILVVPPDAVSGVLARAAALGDRGWPIGEIVSSTGEEPEVEYVD
- a CDS encoding response regulator, which translates into the protein MAILIVDDSPDERLLLFHMLKTAGYRDLITVSSARDVFTHLDLDHAGKTGVKTDLVLMDIKMPDMDGVEACRRIKAIDAFAGIPIIIVTAKDQRDFLQAAFDAGATDYIRKPVERVELLARVKATLKLKRETEERNHWEQELTQVISELDRTLRDMATLQQLIPVCPSCKKSHPAHMSDAALDEYVRSHPRTKFQDFVCPTCAAR
- a CDS encoding sigma-54-dependent transcriptional regulator, coding for MSASILVVDDEEAIRTSLRSILEDEGYEVSVAANGVEALKIYGTDPPDLMILDIWMPEMDGLETLRRVKEFVPTTQVMMISGHGSIETAVKAIKLGAYDYIEKPLSLENVTFRVKQALEQFRLAQENRSLRTKVQQKFELVGQSPAMQRLRELIETAGPTNSRVLIGGENGTGKELVARAIHMHSTRSDHPFVAVNCAAIPETLIESELFGHEKGSFTGATSMKRGQFEQADGGTLFLDEIGDMSLSTQAKVLRALQEQQFTRVGGTKLMKVDVRVLAASNKDLETEIGKGHFREDLYYRLNVVPIVVPPLRERREDIPALVRHFMKTHVEEQGLRMKEVSPEAMAVFQQYEWPGNIRELRNLIERLMIMVPGFVIDASQAAMSLQGRTVGAVPAGNQAANPLLTKPYDSLRDARNAFEKEYISRKLREHHWNISRTAEDLKIERSHLHRKIKLLDVEMRPES